A genomic segment from Neobacillus sp. YX16 encodes:
- the norA gene encoding multidrug efflux MFS transporter NorA: protein MKTHKVMLGLVLMNLFIAFLGIGLVIPVLPTLMNELGITGTTVGYLTAAFAIAQLIVSPFAGKAADKYGRKIMIVIGLFIFGFSEFLFGIGREIEVLFISRILGGISAAFIMPAVTAFIADITNLDTRPKALGFMSAAISTGFIIGPGIGGFLAEFGTRVPFFFAGALGTIAAILSIILLSEPNRNEDHHEQVSDDKNGFKRIFAPKYFLAFILIYIASFGLAAFESFFSLFVDHKFQFKPSDIAIVITGGAIFGAVSQVLLFDRLTRIWGEIKLIRYSLILSALLVFLMTVVHSYFSILLVTFIVFVGFDLFRPAVTSYLSNIAGNEQGFVGGMNSMFTSLANISGPILGGILFDINFNYPYYFATVILSLGIVITLVWNKQANKSSNEMKASVAN from the coding sequence ATGAAGACACATAAAGTCATGTTAGGTTTAGTATTAATGAATTTATTTATAGCCTTTTTGGGAATTGGTCTCGTCATTCCAGTTTTACCTACGCTGATGAATGAATTAGGCATTACGGGAACCACAGTTGGTTATTTAACAGCAGCATTCGCAATTGCTCAATTAATTGTTTCACCATTTGCAGGGAAAGCGGCAGATAAATACGGCAGGAAGATTATGATTGTCATTGGCTTATTCATTTTTGGCTTCTCAGAATTCTTATTTGGGATTGGCAGAGAAATCGAGGTGCTATTTATTTCTCGTATTTTGGGTGGAATTAGTGCCGCGTTCATTATGCCAGCAGTTACGGCTTTTATTGCTGATATTACAAATTTGGATACGCGCCCCAAAGCACTTGGTTTTATGTCAGCTGCCATTAGTACAGGATTTATTATTGGTCCAGGTATTGGTGGATTCTTAGCGGAATTTGGAACTCGTGTACCATTTTTCTTTGCAGGAGCACTTGGTACCATTGCGGCTATACTTTCAATTATTTTATTATCTGAGCCGAATCGGAATGAAGATCATCATGAACAAGTCTCAGATGATAAGAATGGCTTCAAACGTATTTTTGCTCCAAAATACTTCCTTGCGTTTATTTTAATTTATATTGCATCATTTGGATTAGCAGCTTTTGAATCGTTCTTTAGTCTATTTGTGGACCATAAATTTCAATTTAAGCCATCCGATATAGCCATAGTTATTACTGGTGGTGCGATTTTTGGGGCAGTTTCACAAGTCTTATTATTTGATAGGCTTACTCGAATATGGGGTGAAATTAAACTGATTCGATATAGCTTAATATTATCAGCCTTACTTGTCTTTTTAATGACTGTTGTTCATTCATATTTTTCTATTTTACTAGTTACATTTATTGTTTTTGTAGGATTCGATTTGTTCCGACCAGCCGTTACTTCATACCTTTCAAATATCGCCGGGAACGAACAAGGTTTCGTTGGTGGAATGAACTCAATGTTTACAAGTTTAGCGAACATAAGTGGACCAATTCTAGGGGGGATATTATTTGACATCAATTTTAACTATCCTTATTACTTTGCGACTGTGATACTATCTCTGGGAATCGTGATTACATTGGTCTGGAACAAGCAAGCAAATAAATCTTCAAACGAAATGAAGGCTAGTGTAGCTAATTAG
- a CDS encoding MerR family transcriptional regulator codes for MNEENGKYLTTGEFAKLCKVNKQTLFYYDQIGLLSPVWKNEKGYRYYSIRQIELFFVIDLLKDLGMSLNDIQQYMQNKSPESFLSLMYQKKEEIVKIRQEIEMKEKMIDAKIALMEEASHLDFHQVTLEQLPEVTLYLSRNIENLTDEEFVEVFSDFINELNVSQLDTGYPIGVISKREHVLNGEFTNYSYLYIEQPNPKEGYPYFKSVKGDFLIGYHIGDEKTIHKTYKRLFSEMDRLNLALGDYVFEEYIYDTVVINHKEHYVTKIMIQVDQTES; via the coding sequence ATGAATGAAGAAAATGGAAAATATTTAACGACTGGGGAATTCGCGAAGCTTTGTAAAGTAAACAAACAGACACTCTTTTATTACGATCAAATTGGGCTTTTGTCTCCGGTATGGAAAAATGAAAAAGGTTACCGATATTATTCAATTCGCCAGATAGAGCTATTCTTTGTTATCGATTTATTAAAGGATCTTGGTATGTCGCTAAACGATATTCAACAATATATGCAAAATAAATCGCCTGAAAGTTTTTTGTCATTAATGTACCAAAAAAAAGAAGAGATCGTGAAAATACGTCAGGAGATTGAAATGAAAGAAAAAATGATCGATGCAAAAATAGCATTAATGGAAGAAGCGTCACACCTTGATTTTCATCAAGTTACGCTTGAACAATTACCAGAAGTAACACTTTATTTAAGTAGAAATATTGAAAATTTAACCGATGAAGAATTTGTAGAGGTCTTTTCAGACTTTATTAATGAATTGAACGTATCACAACTTGATACGGGATATCCAATAGGTGTTATATCAAAACGAGAGCATGTATTAAACGGAGAATTCACTAATTATAGCTATTTATATATTGAGCAGCCAAATCCAAAGGAAGGATATCCGTATTTTAAAAGTGTAAAGGGTGATTTTCTCATTGGATATCATATAGGGGATGAGAAAACAATACATAAAACATATAAGCGGCTTTTTTCAGAGATGGATCGACTAAATTTAGCCCTAGGTGATTATGTTTTTGAAGAGTATATTTATGATACAGTTGTAATTAATCATAAGGAACACTACGTTACCAAAATTATGATACAAGTCGATCAAACAGAGAGCTAA
- a CDS encoding glucose PTS transporter subunit IIA has translation MSNQNQHHANTADLPNEKKETTLSKVLGVISGSFAPIIGVLAGAGLLKAMLSVLNTLGWLSNESGAYVILSAAGDAVFHFLPLFLGISIALKLGANGYVGGVIGAAILMPEIMHLVDNDVKSIDFLGIPVLLADYSSTVFPIFIAMFVYAGLDRLLKKVIYKDIQMFINPLISIAILVPLTMLVFGPIGTLLGEGLGSVINFLSDRSGLLAGAVLGASWTFLTIMGLHWTIIPLAIVNLATGPDPIIAMAAAAPFAQVGIGIAVFLKTRDKDLKALAASGILPGALAGTTEAINYGIILRYRKTMVYVIIAAGIGGAINGSLGVVMNDFVLPSVLAIPAFTPIWQYLIGIGVAFALGFLMTYLLGYEGKNSKVNDHFTQNIFGVQPENINSPLRGKVVPLTSIRDPLFSTETVGKGIAIEPEAGKIYSPVDGVITTQFPTGHAVGIKSENGAEVLIYIGLDTVRLKGKYFTPHVKQGDHVKQGDLLIEFEMNQIKAEGFETTTLVVITNKDQYLDIKAMNHDTVEQNETLLKLTV, from the coding sequence ATGAGTAATCAAAATCAGCACCATGCAAATACAGCAGATTTACCGAATGAGAAAAAAGAAACGACATTGTCTAAGGTTTTAGGCGTTATCTCAGGAAGTTTTGCCCCTATAATCGGAGTTCTCGCTGGTGCCGGACTCTTAAAAGCAATGTTATCGGTTTTAAACACTTTAGGTTGGCTATCAAATGAAAGCGGTGCCTATGTAATTTTATCAGCAGCGGGAGATGCGGTTTTTCATTTCTTGCCATTATTTCTCGGTATATCCATTGCTCTTAAACTGGGTGCCAACGGTTATGTCGGCGGGGTAATTGGTGCAGCCATACTGATGCCAGAAATTATGCACCTTGTAGACAACGATGTGAAGTCAATTGACTTTTTAGGTATTCCTGTCTTATTAGCGGATTATTCTTCTACCGTATTTCCTATCTTTATCGCCATGTTTGTATATGCAGGACTAGATCGATTATTAAAAAAAGTGATTTATAAAGATATTCAGATGTTTATCAACCCTTTGATTTCAATAGCTATCCTCGTCCCGTTAACGATGTTGGTGTTTGGCCCAATCGGGACACTTCTTGGAGAAGGTTTAGGTTCAGTCATTAATTTCTTAAGCGACCGAAGCGGGCTATTAGCAGGAGCTGTTTTAGGTGCTTCATGGACATTCCTAACCATTATGGGGTTACACTGGACGATTATTCCACTTGCCATCGTAAATCTTGCCACTGGTCCTGATCCTATTATCGCCATGGCAGCGGCAGCTCCATTTGCTCAAGTGGGAATTGGGATTGCGGTTTTTCTAAAAACACGTGATAAAGATTTAAAAGCTCTTGCTGCAAGCGGAATCTTACCTGGTGCTTTGGCTGGAACCACCGAGGCTATTAATTATGGAATTATCCTTCGTTATCGAAAAACAATGGTCTATGTCATCATTGCAGCTGGAATTGGCGGAGCAATCAACGGAAGCCTTGGCGTTGTTATGAATGACTTTGTCCTTCCAAGTGTACTTGCCATTCCCGCGTTTACACCAATTTGGCAATATCTAATTGGGATTGGCGTCGCTTTTGCCTTAGGATTTCTTATGACATATCTCCTTGGTTATGAAGGGAAAAATTCAAAAGTGAATGATCATTTTACCCAAAATATTTTTGGTGTACAGCCGGAAAACATTAATAGCCCATTACGTGGAAAGGTGGTTCCATTAACCTCTATCCGCGACCCATTATTTTCGACCGAGACCGTAGGTAAAGGAATTGCCATTGAGCCCGAAGCAGGTAAGATTTATTCTCCTGTTGATGGTGTGATTACAACACAATTCCCTACAGGACATGCAGTTGGGATAAAGTCTGAAAATGGAGCTGAGGTATTAATTTATATTGGCCTTGATACTGTAAGACTAAAAGGAAAATACTTTACACCACATGTAAAACAAGGTGATCATGTTAAACAAGGCGACCTGCTCATTGAATTTGAAATGAATCAAATAAAAGCTGAGGGATTTGAAACCACGACATTGGTGGTCATCACCAATAAGGACCAATATCTTGATATTAAAGCTATGAATCATGACACTGTCGAACAAAATGAAACCTTATTGAAATTAACAGTTTAA
- a CDS encoding AraC family transcriptional regulator: protein MKIQHITNLNTYVLNQNRERIYHHEMISIPAFMPGSGERDVLSLYDNIKQTRQLYSYINEWDLHYFGYSFSKKEEAWTIIIGPYFDKTPNLYSLSRDYHLTSTQSEDLKLISDKIYVLTAEQASSYGSVLQQFTNMLEQEMTPIVIVSDRSSTPVHKKEDHINVDEEGELVKLRYKTEKDFMNAVERGDKKEALELINSKNMLFSFSERFPNQPLRRLKNVAIILNTLLRTSARNSDVPAIMIHRISEKFAYEIENANQVETLHQLEDRMIEEYCDVVISNSLSNYTYMTQRVMEYIISFYNKQINKEELAAKLSTHPSHLSRKFKEETNMTLTAFQQKLRMNQAKHLLKAENLSVEELAFMIGYDDPSYFARVFKKETGRTPSQYRDGEAGS from the coding sequence ATGAAAATTCAACATATAACCAATTTAAATACGTATGTACTCAATCAAAATCGGGAGCGAATTTACCATCATGAAATGATTTCTATCCCTGCATTTATGCCAGGTTCGGGGGAGAGAGATGTTTTATCTTTGTATGACAATATCAAACAAACAAGACAACTTTACTCCTATATAAATGAATGGGACTTACATTATTTTGGATATTCCTTTAGCAAAAAAGAGGAGGCATGGACTATTATTATTGGTCCGTATTTTGATAAGACACCGAATCTATACAGTTTATCTAGGGACTATCACCTTACAAGTACACAAAGTGAAGATTTAAAGCTGATAAGCGATAAAATCTATGTACTAACTGCAGAACAAGCCAGCAGTTATGGAAGTGTCCTACAGCAGTTTACAAACATGTTAGAGCAGGAAATGACCCCGATTGTTATTGTTTCTGATAGAAGCAGCACTCCTGTTCATAAGAAGGAAGACCACATCAATGTGGATGAAGAAGGCGAACTAGTTAAGTTGAGGTATAAGACTGAAAAGGATTTTATGAATGCGGTTGAACGCGGGGATAAAAAGGAGGCTCTAGAACTCATTAATTCTAAAAATATGCTGTTTTCCTTTTCCGAACGTTTTCCAAACCAGCCGTTACGCAGGCTTAAAAATGTTGCCATTATCCTAAATACGCTACTGCGGACTTCAGCAAGAAACAGTGATGTTCCTGCCATCATGATTCATCGGATCTCGGAAAAATTCGCTTATGAAATTGAAAATGCCAATCAGGTGGAAACCCTGCATCAATTAGAAGACCGCATGATCGAGGAATATTGCGATGTAGTTATATCCAACTCGTTAAGTAATTACACATACATGACACAAAGAGTGATGGAATACATAATCAGTTTTTATAATAAGCAAATCAATAAAGAAGAATTGGCAGCAAAACTGTCCACCCATCCGAGTCATCTATCTCGAAAATTTAAAGAAGAAACAAACATGACCTTAACAGCTTTTCAGCAAAAGCTGCGAATGAATCAAGCGAAACATCTATTAAAAGCAGAGAATCTATCCGTTGAGGAACTCGCTTTTATGATTGGCTACGATGATCCGTCCTACTTTGCTAGAGTATTTAAAAAAGAAACGGGCAGAACCCCCTCGCAGTATCGAGATGGGGAGGCTGGGAGCTGA
- a CDS encoding YaiI/YqxD family protein, with amino-acid sequence MKIYVDADACPVKDIIIAESRNANLPVVLVTSFSHFSNAEQPSGVETIYVDSGADAADYRIMKLAAKGDIIVTQDYGLASLGLAKGCTVLHHTGYSYTNENIDQLLQTRYLSAMARKSGKRTKGPKPFTAEDKEKFRELFKRAISS; translated from the coding sequence TTGAAAATTTATGTTGATGCAGATGCTTGTCCGGTAAAAGATATTATTATTGCTGAAAGTAGGAATGCTAACCTCCCTGTTGTCCTTGTTACTAGCTTCTCTCATTTTTCTAATGCGGAGCAACCATCAGGGGTAGAAACCATTTATGTTGATTCTGGAGCAGATGCTGCCGATTATCGGATTATGAAGTTAGCAGCAAAAGGAGATATCATCGTTACGCAAGATTATGGTCTCGCTTCGCTAGGTTTAGCAAAAGGGTGTACCGTTCTTCACCATACAGGGTATAGCTATACAAATGAAAACATTGATCAATTATTACAAACGCGTTATTTAAGTGCAATGGCTCGAAAAAGCGGAAAACGTACAAAGGGGCCAAAACCATTTACAGCCGAAGATAAGGAGAAATTTAGGGAGCTGTTTAAAAGAGCGATTTCAAGCTAA
- a CDS encoding BA3454 family stress response protein, with product MIEVTVKLNFKGKNYQTNVIVGKNTSEKEILQLAREQVSRQWTN from the coding sequence ATGATTGAAGTAACTGTAAAGCTTAATTTCAAAGGGAAGAATTATCAAACGAATGTCATTGTAGGAAAGAATACTTCTGAAAAGGAAATCTTACAGTTGGCAAGGGAACAAGTCTCAAGACAATGGACAAATTAA
- the rpiA gene encoding ribose-5-phosphate isomerase RpiA has protein sequence MNEKKEVGEKAVEYVKDGMVVGLGTGSTVYYFISKLGQLVQQGLSIKGVPTSKQTEKLAIELGIPLVSFHEIEQIDVAIDGADEVNTELHLIKGGGGALLREKIIAAAAKTFIVIADSHKNVNTLGTFPLPIEVVPYGVEMTVKHVRELGGRPEIRLDQGNPFLTDNGNYILDTSFQEIKQPRDLEKKLNLIPGVVENGLFVGMADAVITVVDNKLVTKARR, from the coding sequence TTGAATGAAAAGAAAGAAGTTGGAGAAAAAGCTGTAGAGTACGTAAAAGACGGTATGGTAGTCGGACTTGGTACAGGGTCTACCGTATATTATTTCATTTCTAAGCTTGGTCAACTAGTCCAGCAAGGACTTTCCATTAAAGGAGTACCTACTTCTAAGCAGACAGAAAAATTAGCAATAGAACTTGGCATCCCGCTTGTTTCGTTCCATGAGATTGAGCAAATTGATGTAGCGATCGATGGGGCAGATGAAGTGAACACAGAGTTACATCTCATAAAAGGCGGAGGCGGTGCCCTTTTAAGAGAGAAAATTATCGCTGCAGCAGCTAAAACTTTTATTGTCATTGCAGACTCTCATAAAAATGTAAATACATTAGGAACCTTTCCGCTGCCAATCGAAGTGGTCCCTTATGGAGTTGAAATGACAGTCAAACACGTCAGAGAGCTTGGTGGCAGACCAGAGATACGACTAGATCAGGGGAATCCTTTTTTAACAGATAACGGTAACTATATTTTGGATACCAGCTTTCAAGAAATTAAGCAGCCAAGAGATTTAGAGAAAAAGCTAAACCTTATACCTGGTGTGGTGGAAAATGGCTTATTTGTTGGAATGGCGGATGCTGTTATTACCGTTGTTGATAACAAACTTGTAACGAAAGCTCGAAGATAG